In one Nocardia tengchongensis genomic region, the following are encoded:
- the rpmI gene encoding 50S ribosomal protein L35 gives MPKMKKHSGASKRFKVSGSGKLLRQQANRRHLLEHKPSTRTRRLDGVEVVAKADVARVKKLLAK, from the coding sequence ATGCCGAAGATGAAGAAGCACAGCGGTGCCTCGAAGCGATTCAAGGTGTCCGGCTCGGGCAAGCTGCTGCGCCAGCAGGCGAACCGCCGCCACCTGCTCGAGCACAAGCCGAGCACCCGGACTCGTCGTCTGGACGGCGTGGAGGTCGTCGCGAAGGCGGACGTCGCTCGCGTCAAGAAGCTGCTCGCCAAGTAA
- the rplT gene encoding 50S ribosomal protein L20, translating to MARVKRAVNAQKKRRSVLEASKGYRGQRSRLYRKAKEQQLHSLTYAYRDRRARKGDFRQLWITRINAAARLNDMTYNRFMQGLKAAGIEVDRKILAELAVSDAEAFAQLVAAAKAALPADVNAPAA from the coding sequence GTGGCACGCGTCAAAAGGGCCGTCAACGCTCAGAAGAAGCGCCGTTCCGTTCTCGAGGCCTCCAAGGGCTACCGCGGTCAGCGGTCGCGCCTGTACCGCAAGGCCAAGGAACAGCAGCTGCACTCGCTCACCTACGCCTACCGGGACCGCCGGGCGCGCAAGGGTGACTTCCGTCAGCTGTGGATCACTCGTATCAACGCCGCCGCGCGTCTGAACGACATGACCTACAACCGCTTCATGCAGGGCCTGAAGGCCGCCGGCATCGAGGTGGACCGCAAGATCCTGGCCGAGCTCGCCGTCTCCGACGCCGAGGCCTTCGCCCAGCTGGTCGCCGCCGCCAAGGCCGCGCTGCCCGCCGACGTCAACGCCCCGGCCGCCTGA
- a CDS encoding RNA methyltransferase gives MSADSIDWRNSRIVSAVKLHRSPVRRKTGLFLAEGANSVEAALDTGRVEELFFSEKAAGREHALVAGAAAQGVRTTLVTDRAAEMLGETVTPPGLVAVCRQVDVPLREVLDASPRMLAVPVEIADPGNAGTLIRVADAVGADGVVLAGDSVDPHNGKCVRACAGSLFHVPVARSRDIDATLDALEAAGIAILATTAKGEVDLDDADEILSGPVAWLFGNEAHGLDKAIAARATHRVRIPIHGRAESLNLAAAAAICLYSSARVQNAK, from the coding sequence ATGAGCGCTGATTCCATCGACTGGCGTAACTCCCGAATCGTGTCGGCGGTCAAGCTGCACCGCAGCCCGGTCCGGCGCAAGACCGGCCTGTTCCTGGCCGAGGGCGCGAATTCGGTTGAGGCGGCGTTGGACACGGGCCGGGTCGAGGAACTGTTCTTCTCGGAGAAGGCCGCCGGACGTGAGCACGCGCTCGTCGCCGGGGCCGCCGCCCAGGGGGTGCGAACCACGCTGGTGACCGATCGCGCCGCGGAGATGCTGGGGGAGACCGTGACTCCGCCCGGGCTGGTCGCGGTGTGCCGTCAGGTGGACGTGCCGCTGCGTGAGGTCCTCGACGCCTCGCCGCGCATGCTGGCCGTGCCCGTCGAGATCGCCGATCCCGGTAATGCGGGCACCCTCATCCGTGTGGCCGATGCCGTCGGCGCGGACGGCGTTGTGCTCGCCGGTGATTCGGTGGACCCGCACAACGGCAAATGCGTACGCGCTTGTGCCGGAAGCCTTTTCCATGTCCCGGTGGCCCGCTCCCGCGACATCGACGCGACGCTCGACGCGCTGGAAGCGGCGGGCATCGCGATTCTGGCCACCACCGCCAAGGGCGAGGTCGACCTCGACGACGCCGACGAGATCCTGAGCGGCCCGGTCGCCTGGCTGTTCGGCAACGAGGCGCACGGCCTGGACAAGGCCATCGCCGCCCGCGCCACCCACCGGGTGCGGATTCCCATTCACGGTCGCGCGGAAAGCCTGAATCTGGCTGCCGCGGCGGCTATCTGCCTCTACTCGAGTGCTCGGGTGCAGAACGCGAAGTGA
- a CDS encoding MFS transporter produces the protein MTETLETSLAGKVAEQARQRPLAAVLAAVGIPMFMVTLDNLVVTNALPVIRTELHASLSDLQWFVNAYTLAFASLLLTASALGDRLGRRRVYLGGIALFTLGSAACALATEPWMLIAARAAQGFGGAAVMPLSLTLLSAAVPEKMRSAAIGIWGGISGLGVALGPVVGGAVVEGLNWQWIFWLNVPIGLVAVPLAARVLNESFGGARRLDVLGLLLSAGGVLAVVWGVIHGADDGWTSAKVLAGLIGGATALAAFVIWESRTADPMLPLRLFRKRGYVINAVSFTFSLGTFGSIFLLAQYFQVVQGYSPLASGIRTLPWTMAPMVVAPLAGLIVDRVGARVLVSIGQVLLAVALLWMAFTATVDVSYSHFVLPFILGGVGMGLTFAPTATVVMANASPADQGMASGANNTIREVGVAMGVAVLASVFASHGSYMSPQDYVDGLIPAVKVGSVIVAIGAFVALLLPGRRTPVESESSAAVLAH, from the coding sequence ATGACTGAGACACTCGAAACTTCACTCGCGGGCAAGGTGGCCGAACAGGCCCGGCAGCGGCCGCTCGCCGCGGTACTCGCCGCCGTGGGCATCCCGATGTTCATGGTCACGCTCGACAACCTGGTGGTCACCAACGCGCTGCCGGTCATTCGCACCGAACTGCACGCCTCACTCTCCGACCTGCAGTGGTTCGTGAACGCCTACACCCTGGCCTTCGCCTCGCTGCTGCTGACCGCGTCCGCGCTCGGTGACCGGCTCGGCCGCCGCCGCGTCTACCTGGGCGGCATCGCCCTGTTCACGCTCGGTTCGGCCGCGTGCGCGCTGGCCACCGAACCATGGATGCTCATCGCCGCCCGCGCGGCCCAGGGCTTCGGCGGCGCGGCGGTCATGCCGCTGTCACTGACGCTGCTCTCGGCCGCGGTGCCGGAAAAGATGCGCAGCGCCGCCATCGGCATCTGGGGCGGCATCTCCGGCCTGGGCGTGGCGCTGGGCCCGGTGGTCGGCGGCGCGGTCGTCGAAGGCTTGAACTGGCAGTGGATCTTCTGGCTGAACGTGCCGATCGGCCTCGTCGCGGTGCCGCTGGCGGCCCGCGTTCTGAACGAATCCTTCGGCGGCGCACGGCGATTGGACGTCCTCGGTCTGCTGCTGTCGGCGGGTGGCGTGCTCGCGGTGGTGTGGGGCGTCATTCACGGCGCGGACGACGGCTGGACCTCGGCCAAGGTGCTCGCCGGCCTGATCGGTGGCGCGACCGCGCTGGCGGCTTTCGTGATCTGGGAGAGCCGGACCGCCGATCCGATGCTGCCGCTGCGACTGTTCCGCAAGCGCGGCTACGTCATCAACGCGGTCTCGTTCACCTTCTCGCTCGGCACCTTCGGCTCGATCTTCCTGCTGGCCCAGTACTTCCAGGTGGTGCAGGGGTATTCGCCGCTGGCCTCGGGAATCCGCACCCTGCCCTGGACCATGGCCCCGATGGTGGTCGCTCCGCTGGCCGGGCTGATCGTGGATCGGGTCGGCGCCCGGGTGCTGGTGTCGATCGGCCAGGTGTTGCTCGCGGTCGCGCTGCTGTGGATGGCGTTCACCGCCACTGTCGACGTGTCCTACAGCCACTTCGTGCTGCCGTTCATCCTCGGCGGCGTCGGTATGGGCCTGACCTTCGCGCCCACCGCCACCGTCGTCATGGCCAATGCGTCACCGGCGGATCAGGGCATGGCCTCCGGCGCCAACAACACCATCCGTGAGGTCGGTGTGGCCATGGGTGTCGCGGTGCTGGCCTCGGTCTTTGCTTCGCACGGCTCCTACATGAGCCCGCAGGACTACGTGGACGGCCTGATCCCGGCGGTAAAGGTCGGTTCGGTCATCGTCGCGATCGGCGCGTTCGTCGCCCTGCTGCTGCCCGGCCGTCGCACACCGGTCGAATCCGAGTCCAGCGCAGCAGTTCTCGCGCACTGA
- a CDS encoding TetR/AcrR family transcriptional regulator, whose translation MTRTRMTATERSAEVLTAATAAFAESGYAATKTDDIARRAGVSQPYVIRLFGTKQQLFLAVLDQVCGRIEEIFRTGATLAEPDASPKDRLDTLGGHFGEHFLTERDLPRVFLQGIAAAADPAIGANIRDHFGRLYNLAKELTGATASEVRRFFGTGMLLIDLTALGVTELEADNPPWATEILENLGEDGI comes from the coding sequence ATGACCAGGACCCGGATGACAGCGACCGAACGCAGCGCGGAAGTCCTCACCGCGGCCACCGCTGCCTTCGCCGAATCCGGTTACGCGGCAACGAAAACCGATGACATCGCACGCCGCGCGGGAGTCTCGCAGCCCTACGTGATCCGGCTGTTCGGCACCAAGCAGCAGCTGTTCCTGGCCGTGCTGGACCAGGTCTGCGGGCGCATCGAGGAGATCTTCCGCACCGGGGCCACCCTGGCCGAACCGGACGCCTCCCCCAAGGACCGCCTCGACACCCTGGGCGGCCACTTCGGCGAGCACTTCCTCACCGAACGCGATCTGCCCCGGGTCTTCCTGCAGGGCATCGCGGCGGCGGCCGATCCGGCCATCGGCGCCAATATCCGCGACCACTTCGGGCGGCTCTACAACCTCGCCAAGGAACTCACCGGCGCGACGGCCTCCGAGGTCCGCCGCTTCTTCGGCACCGGCATGCTGCTCATCGACCTGACCGCGCTGGGCGTCACCGAACTCGAGGCCGACAACCCGCCGTGGGCCACCGAGATCCTCGAGAACCTCGGCGAGGACGGCATCTGA
- the infC gene encoding translation initiation factor IF-3: protein MQLLLAVVDEPLDLGGPISTETRINDRIRVPEVRLIGPGGEQVGIVRVEDALRVAQEADLDLVEVAPDARPPVCKIMDYGKFKYETAQKARESRKNQVQTVIKEQKLRPKIDDHDYATKRGHVMRFLEAGSKVKVTIMFRGREQSRPELGFRLLQRLAADVADLGFVETSAKQDGRNMTMVLAPHKGAKTRVKAQNDASSTQQRSSAPAPAPAEAPVTDAAAAPAEAPVAEASAATPQQ from the coding sequence TTGCAGTTATTGCTTGCGGTCGTTGACGAACCGCTTGACCTAGGAGGCCCCATCAGCACTGAGACCCGCATCAACGATCGCATCCGCGTTCCCGAGGTCCGACTCATCGGACCCGGCGGCGAGCAGGTTGGGATCGTGCGTGTTGAAGATGCACTACGCGTCGCTCAGGAAGCTGATCTCGACCTGGTCGAGGTCGCGCCCGATGCACGCCCGCCGGTGTGCAAGATCATGGACTACGGCAAGTTCAAGTACGAGACCGCGCAGAAGGCGCGCGAGTCCCGGAAGAACCAGGTCCAGACCGTGATCAAGGAGCAGAAGCTCCGCCCGAAGATCGATGACCACGACTACGCCACCAAGCGCGGCCACGTGATGCGCTTCCTGGAGGCCGGGTCGAAGGTCAAGGTCACCATCATGTTCCGTGGTCGCGAGCAGTCGCGCCCCGAACTCGGGTTCCGGCTCCTGCAGCGACTGGCCGCCGACGTCGCCGACCTCGGTTTCGTCGAAACTTCGGCCAAGCAGGACGGCCGAAACATGACCATGGTCCTCGCGCCGCACAAGGGCGCGAAGACGCGGGTGAAGGCGCAGAACGACGCGAGCTCGACGCAGCAGCGCAGCAGTGCGCCGGCGCCGGCTCCGGCTGAAGCACCGGTTACCGACGCTGCCGCGGCTCCGGCCGAGGCACCGGTTGCCGAAGCTTCGGCGGCCACCCCGCAGCAGTAA